In Pseudobacter ginsenosidimutans, the following are encoded in one genomic region:
- a CDS encoding SusC/RagA family TonB-linked outer membrane protein, with translation MKKRFAEIARATCLLSSLLLVVALAEAQESPRRYSKTVTGIVTDSKGEPIDGASVQVKGKSWGAIANDRGVYNLVIPDSINVMLIFSATNFLTKEIRLPIALTVMNAKLEESATSLEDVVVIGYGTVKKKDVTGAVAQANVADMKKAPVNTFAEALAGRVAGVNVSSSDGQPGSEMNIVIRGNNSVTQDNSPLYVIDGFPVETASANIINPEEIESIEILKDASATAIYGARGANGVVIITTKKGKVGAPVVTYDAWVGMHQNLKKQELLSPYEFVKYQIEMSPSVNGPIYLNNGKTLESYKDVKGADWQDLIFRDAFVQSHSLALRGGTDKTRYSVSGSMIDQDGIIINSGFRRYQGRLSLDQTINTKFKAGVNINYTSYKRYGTIAAESQSSPTATMMYSVWGYRPITGDSAANANMEDMLFDPGIDPATDFRMNPVLSTKNEYNPLFNNTLIVNSYIDYKINRFLSLRVTGGMTKTQIRREIFNSSSTRGGHPRNNQGVNGSITNTDLTNLLNENTLTYNRRFNKDHNLNVVAGFTVQDIKGSVNGFTATQVPTESLGIKGLGQGTVTVSPTSAPASGLLSYLGRVNYNFKSRYLLTLSFRADGSSKFPKDNRWAYFPSGAFAWRLADEKFMKQFDWLSEAKVRIGYGTTGNNRVNDFSAWSSLEINPTTGYSYGNVPGQGMVPINLGNDKLKWETTAQTNIGLDLGFFNNRITLTTDYYYKETKDLLLNATLAPSQGFLTGYKNVGKVSNEGVEFTLNTRNIENKNFSWSSSFNIAFNKNKVLALNDGESSLATRVTWGNFNNAFPYIAIPGNPIALYYGMLFDGIYQYSDFDKVGETYILKANVPNNGNARANIQPGHIKFKDINGDNKIDDNDLTIIGNPNPIHTGGFTNNFTYKNWDLNVFFQWSYGNDLLNANRIEFEGGDPVTRNLLNMFKSVENRWTPDNQNNEMYKIGGQGPAYYSSRTIEDGSYIRLKTVSLGYNIDTKTLKKLKIKSLRFYLAAQNLLTWTNYSGLDPEVNTRPSALTPGFDFSPYPRTRTLTFGLNASF, from the coding sequence ATGAAAAAACGATTTGCGGAAATTGCCAGAGCTACCTGTCTTCTCTCCTCTCTTTTATTGGTAGTTGCTCTTGCTGAGGCCCAGGAAAGTCCCAGGCGCTATTCCAAAACAGTTACGGGTATTGTTACAGATTCCAAAGGCGAGCCCATTGACGGAGCTTCCGTTCAGGTAAAAGGAAAATCCTGGGGTGCCATCGCCAATGACCGCGGCGTGTACAACCTGGTGATCCCGGATTCCATCAATGTAATGCTGATCTTTTCGGCTACCAATTTCCTCACCAAAGAGATCAGGTTACCCATTGCACTCACGGTAATGAATGCAAAACTTGAAGAATCCGCCACCTCCCTCGAAGATGTGGTAGTGATCGGTTATGGAACAGTAAAGAAAAAAGATGTGACCGGCGCTGTAGCGCAGGCCAATGTGGCGGACATGAAGAAAGCCCCCGTGAACACTTTCGCGGAAGCGCTGGCCGGCCGCGTTGCAGGTGTGAACGTGTCTTCATCGGATGGACAACCAGGCAGTGAAATGAATATCGTGATCCGCGGTAATAATTCTGTAACGCAGGACAATTCCCCACTCTATGTGATCGACGGATTCCCGGTTGAGACCGCTTCCGCCAATATCATCAATCCGGAGGAGATCGAGTCGATCGAGATCCTGAAAGACGCTTCGGCCACCGCCATCTACGGTGCGCGCGGCGCCAACGGCGTTGTGATCATCACTACAAAAAAAGGAAAAGTGGGCGCACCGGTAGTGACCTACGATGCCTGGGTGGGCATGCACCAGAATCTGAAAAAACAGGAACTGCTCAGCCCATACGAATTCGTGAAATACCAGATCGAAATGAGCCCTTCCGTTAACGGACCCATTTATTTGAATAATGGAAAAACACTCGAGTCATACAAAGATGTAAAAGGCGCCGACTGGCAGGACCTTATTTTCCGCGACGCCTTCGTACAAAGCCATAGCCTCGCACTGCGCGGGGGAACGGATAAAACACGTTACTCTGTTTCAGGCTCCATGATAGACCAGGATGGTATCATCATCAACAGTGGTTTCCGCCGCTATCAGGGCCGGCTTTCACTGGATCAGACCATCAATACCAAATTCAAAGCCGGTGTGAACATCAACTACACTTCGTACAAAAGATATGGAACCATTGCTGCAGAATCGCAATCAAGTCCTACCGCTACCATGATGTACAGTGTCTGGGGCTACAGGCCCATCACCGGCGATTCCGCTGCCAATGCGAATATGGAAGACATGCTCTTCGATCCCGGTATCGATCCTGCAACGGATTTCCGCATGAACCCCGTACTGTCTACCAAAAACGAATACAACCCGCTTTTCAACAATACCCTTATCGTTAACTCTTATATCGATTACAAGATCAATAGGTTCCTCAGCCTGAGAGTTACCGGTGGAATGACCAAAACCCAGATCAGAAGAGAGATCTTCAACAGCTCTTCTACCCGTGGTGGCCATCCGCGCAATAACCAGGGCGTGAATGGCTCCATCACCAACACAGACCTTACCAACCTATTGAATGAAAACACCCTTACGTATAACCGAAGATTCAACAAGGACCACAACCTGAATGTGGTGGCAGGTTTTACGGTGCAGGATATCAAAGGCTCAGTGAATGGTTTCACCGCAACACAGGTGCCTACAGAATCACTCGGCATCAAAGGGCTTGGACAGGGCACTGTAACTGTATCACCTACCAGTGCGCCGGCCAGCGGATTATTGTCGTACCTCGGCCGTGTGAATTATAATTTCAAATCACGTTACCTGCTCACATTGTCGTTCAGGGCGGATGGTTCATCCAAGTTCCCGAAAGACAATCGCTGGGCTTATTTCCCTTCCGGCGCATTTGCCTGGAGACTGGCTGATGAGAAATTCATGAAGCAGTTCGACTGGCTTTCCGAAGCTAAGGTGCGCATCGGTTATGGTACTACCGGCAACAACCGTGTGAACGACTTCTCCGCATGGTCTTCACTGGAGATCAATCCTACTACCGGTTATAGTTATGGGAACGTGCCCGGACAAGGTATGGTGCCCATCAACCTCGGTAACGATAAACTGAAATGGGAAACCACTGCACAGACCAATATCGGTCTGGACCTCGGTTTCTTCAACAACAGGATCACCCTCACCACGGATTATTATTACAAGGAAACCAAAGACCTCCTGCTGAACGCCACACTGGCGCCATCCCAGGGCTTTCTTACCGGTTACAAGAATGTAGGAAAAGTGTCCAATGAAGGTGTGGAATTCACTCTGAATACGAGAAATATAGAAAACAAAAATTTCTCCTGGAGCAGCAGCTTCAATATCGCTTTCAACAAAAACAAAGTACTGGCGCTGAACGATGGCGAAAGCAGCCTGGCCACACGCGTAACATGGGGCAATTTCAACAATGCATTCCCATACATCGCGATCCCCGGTAATCCGATCGCACTCTATTACGGAATGCTCTTCGATGGCATTTACCAGTACAGCGATTTCGATAAAGTGGGTGAAACCTATATATTGAAAGCCAATGTCCCTAATAACGGCAATGCACGTGCGAATATTCAGCCGGGTCATATCAAATTCAAAGATATCAATGGCGATAATAAGATCGATGACAATGACCTCACCATCATTGGTAACCCCAATCCCATTCATACAGGCGGTTTCACCAACAACTTCACCTATAAGAACTGGGACCTGAACGTGTTCTTCCAGTGGAGCTATGGCAACGATCTGCTCAATGCCAACCGCATCGAGTTCGAAGGCGGTGATCCAGTTACCAGGAACCTGCTGAATATGTTCAAATCCGTAGAGAACAGGTGGACGCCGGATAACCAGAATAATGAAATGTACAAGATCGGTGGACAGGGCCCTGCCTACTACTCTTCACGCACCATTGAAGATGGTTCATACATCCGCCTGAAAACAGTTTCACTCGGCTACAATATCGATACAAAAACACTTAAGAAACTGAAGATAAAATCCCTCCGTTTCTACCTGGCAGCGCAGAACCTGCTTACCTGGACCAACTACTCAGGTCTCGATCCTGAAGTGAATACCAGGCCCAGCGCACTCACTCCCGGGTTCGATTTCTCACCTTATCCCAGGACCCGGACCCTCACCTTTGGTTTAAATGCATCATTTTAA
- a CDS encoding RagB/SusD family nutrient uptake outer membrane protein, with protein MKRFVLLLTIAATLASSCSKVLDKDPDFVSPDNYYNNEADLMKALNGVYNRLIDQNQRMYSRGLFSYLVVSDEAFFRNISINNIRVMVFDAGDLDIGRIWECMYEAINRANLLLENVHKAKMDEVQRNAIKGEALFLRAYFYYLLADLYGPVPLKLYSTKSPLDANLPRTPLADVYAQVVKDMKEAETLVNEITHFTHNERVSKTAVQAVLARVFLKMAGEPLRDVSKYNDALEYANKVINSGHHSLNPDFKQIFINHSRNINDSKECLWEVGMYGNKIGNYDQAGSVGVENGIECPNEAIGYSGGAMKTTAKLYNLFGTKDTLRRDWSIAPYRYVASGTTAVKTNWTTAQIYERNPGKWRREYENEAKARLYNSTNFPLVRYSDVLLMKAEAENEVYNGPTAEAYEAINMVRRRAFGKPVDIADADADIPANLTKDDFFVELQNERLRELCFEGIRKHDLIRWGSYVFTMKNLAADITANAPSTWKYAASAGNNVTARNVLFPIPITELTINDKIEQNEGY; from the coding sequence ATGAAACGATTTGTTTTGCTGCTCACGATAGCTGCCACCCTCGCAAGTTCCTGTAGTAAAGTACTGGACAAAGACCCTGATTTTGTATCTCCCGACAATTATTATAACAATGAGGCAGACCTGATGAAAGCCCTCAATGGCGTGTACAACCGGCTGATAGATCAAAACCAGCGGATGTATTCCCGCGGCCTCTTCAGCTACCTGGTGGTAAGTGATGAAGCCTTCTTCAGGAATATTTCCATCAACAATATCCGCGTAATGGTATTTGATGCGGGCGACCTTGATATCGGCAGGATCTGGGAATGCATGTACGAGGCCATCAACCGCGCCAACCTCCTTTTAGAAAATGTGCACAAAGCGAAAATGGACGAAGTGCAACGCAACGCCATCAAAGGTGAAGCGCTTTTCCTCCGTGCCTATTTCTATTATTTGCTGGCTGATTTGTACGGCCCTGTTCCCCTCAAACTCTACTCCACCAAATCTCCGCTGGATGCCAACCTTCCAAGGACGCCTCTCGCTGACGTATATGCGCAGGTAGTGAAAGACATGAAGGAAGCAGAAACCCTGGTGAACGAGATCACTCATTTCACGCATAACGAAAGAGTTTCCAAAACCGCTGTACAGGCAGTGCTGGCAAGGGTTTTCCTGAAAATGGCAGGCGAACCGCTGCGCGATGTATCCAAATACAACGATGCACTGGAATATGCCAATAAAGTAATCAATTCAGGACATCATTCACTCAATCCTGATTTCAAACAGATCTTCATCAATCATTCCAGGAATATCAACGACAGCAAGGAATGTCTCTGGGAAGTGGGCATGTATGGCAACAAGATCGGCAACTATGACCAGGCGGGCTCTGTAGGCGTTGAGAATGGCATCGAATGCCCTAATGAAGCCATCGGATATTCCGGCGGCGCCATGAAGACAACAGCAAAACTCTACAACCTTTTCGGTACAAAAGATACACTGCGAAGGGACTGGAGCATTGCGCCTTACCGTTATGTTGCATCCGGTACCACAGCCGTGAAAACAAACTGGACAACTGCACAGATCTATGAGCGCAACCCCGGAAAATGGCGCAGGGAATATGAGAATGAAGCGAAAGCAAGATTGTATAACTCCACCAATTTCCCGCTGGTTCGCTATTCCGATGTTTTGCTGATGAAGGCTGAAGCAGAGAACGAAGTATACAACGGCCCAACAGCAGAAGCCTACGAAGCTATCAATATGGTAAGAAGAAGGGCATTCGGAAAACCTGTGGATATTGCCGATGCTGATGCGGATATTCCCGCTAACCTCACCAAAGATGATTTCTTTGTGGAACTGCAGAACGAGCGCCTCCGCGAGCTTTGCTTCGAAGGCATCCGCAAGCACGACCTCATCCGCTGGGGTTCTTATGTGTTCACGATGAAAAACCTGGCAGCGGATATTACCGCCAATGCGCCCAGCACCTGGAAATATGCAGCTTCCGCAGGAAACAATGTTACTGCGAGAAATGTGCTCTTCCCTATTCCCATTACAGAGCTCACCATTAACGATAAAATTGAACAAAACGAAGGGTATTGA
- a CDS encoding Bax inhibitor-1/YccA family protein → MDNYNQPSQYYQAPGGQKAMPQAIARNFLANVFMWMFVGLGLSAVFALLFMNNANLLLYLVDLETGKLNILGWVTMFAPLGFVLLMSFAFNRLSAPVITLLFLLYSAINGISFSFILLTYTANSVIGCFASAAAMFGIMAVMGYTTKKDLTSFGRLLTMALIGIVVAMLINIFLKSDTMGYVISIIGVMVFTGLTAYDVQKLKRIGEGVEFEGTPQSQTKKLAIMGALTLYLDFINIFLFLLRLFGGRRE, encoded by the coding sequence ATGGATAATTACAATCAGCCATCTCAGTATTATCAGGCTCCCGGCGGGCAAAAAGCCATGCCGCAGGCCATAGCAAGGAATTTTCTTGCCAATGTTTTTATGTGGATGTTCGTGGGGCTTGGCCTTTCAGCCGTATTCGCATTGTTGTTCATGAACAACGCCAATCTCTTATTGTACCTGGTTGATCTGGAAACAGGAAAACTGAACATATTGGGGTGGGTCACCATGTTTGCACCATTAGGTTTTGTACTGTTGATGTCATTTGCATTCAACAGACTTTCTGCTCCGGTGATCACTCTGTTGTTCCTTTTATACTCAGCCATCAATGGGATCAGCTTCAGCTTTATACTTTTGACCTATACCGCCAATTCCGTTATCGGATGTTTTGCATCTGCTGCCGCAATGTTCGGTATCATGGCCGTAATGGGATACACTACCAAAAAAGATCTTACCAGTTTTGGACGCCTGCTCACCATGGCGCTCATCGGTATCGTGGTAGCCATGCTCATTAATATCTTCCTGAAGAGCGATACCATGGGTTATGTGATCAGCATCATCGGTGTGATGGTATTCACCGGTCTTACCGCTTACGATGTACAGAAACTGAAACGCATCGGTGAAGGTGTTGAATTTGAAGGAACACCACAGAGTCAAACAAAAAAGCTGGCCATTATGGGCGCGCTCACTTTGTATCTCGACTTCATCAATATCTTCCTTTTCCTGCTGAGATTGTTCGGCGGAAGAAGAGAGTAA
- a CDS encoding RNA polymerase sigma factor, which translates to MPDNPPYNEKELFRCIAEGDELAFREFYNLHWNRVYTMAVLYLKTPIAAQDAVQEVFEKLWMNRANMVSVDNPAGYLYVMARNFIITELRKKKPVTVLDTAGEVNVQETNLLPDKLIDAKEVALLIRTAVDSLSPQQKKVYLLSREEQMPLKKVADSLGISYSTAREHMSLALKSIRKHLSEHLQELPAIISLFFFYDF; encoded by the coding sequence TTGCCCGATAATCCCCCATACAATGAAAAAGAACTCTTCCGTTGCATAGCTGAAGGAGATGAGCTGGCTTTTCGTGAGTTCTACAACCTGCACTGGAACAGGGTTTACACAATGGCTGTGCTCTATCTCAAAACTCCGATTGCTGCTCAGGATGCAGTTCAGGAAGTATTCGAAAAATTATGGATGAATCGTGCTAACATGGTAAGTGTTGACAACCCTGCCGGTTATCTCTACGTGATGGCGCGGAATTTTATCATAACTGAACTGCGAAAAAAGAAGCCTGTAACCGTGCTGGATACTGCCGGGGAAGTCAATGTACAGGAAACGAACCTGCTTCCTGATAAGTTGATAGATGCAAAGGAAGTTGCATTGCTGATCAGAACAGCCGTAGATTCATTGTCGCCCCAACAGAAAAAAGTTTACCTGTTGAGCAGGGAAGAGCAAATGCCTTTGAAGAAAGTAGCTGACTCCCTGGGTATCTCATATTCCACTGCCAGGGAACATATGAGCCTTGCGCTAAAATCCATTCGAAAACATTTATCCGAACATCTTCAGGAGCTTCCTGCTATCATCAGTCTTTTCTTTTTCTACGATTTCTAA
- a CDS encoding TlpA disulfide reductase family protein, protein MRSLACLFLFFSIFSLSAQNQYSIQADVHQLRNGDTVFLVFQADDLQVNDSTTVINGCFSFSGKLEFPVMAALYLHKNPYKTKLAKGESIDYFRFYLAPENIVMQSADSLNNIRISGSPTNSVHGILKNMLKENDDAFTRLNQEYAALPEEKKKDNTVLKGFIEREKELMNESYRIHLRFAQQHPDSYLSVISLAHIAAQPGMGEEAGKAWQQLPARLKNSPTGKGIPVLVASQTRTQVGKPAIDFSLPGPDGKLIAVADFKGRYLLLDFWASWCGPCRAENPNLVKAYTQYREKGFEILGISLDAKAQKEAWIKAIEQDKLGWSQVSDLKGWDCEAAKLYGVRGIPANFLIDPEGNIVAKDLRGEELLSKLNSIFTEK, encoded by the coding sequence ATGAGGTCCTTAGCCTGCCTGTTTTTATTTTTTTCTATTTTTTCCCTTTCCGCGCAAAATCAATACAGTATTCAGGCTGATGTTCATCAGCTCCGCAATGGCGATACCGTTTTCCTGGTATTTCAGGCGGATGATCTGCAGGTGAATGACTCCACTACAGTGATAAATGGTTGCTTCTCTTTCTCTGGAAAACTGGAATTTCCGGTAATGGCAGCCCTGTACCTGCATAAGAATCCTTATAAGACGAAACTGGCAAAAGGAGAATCCATTGATTATTTCCGTTTTTACCTGGCGCCTGAAAACATCGTAATGCAATCGGCAGATTCCCTGAATAATATCAGGATAAGTGGTTCACCCACCAACTCAGTGCATGGCATACTTAAGAATATGCTTAAGGAGAATGATGATGCTTTCACCCGGCTGAACCAGGAGTATGCAGCATTACCGGAGGAAAAGAAAAAAGATAATACTGTACTGAAGGGATTCATAGAACGGGAAAAAGAACTGATGAACGAGAGCTATCGCATTCATCTTCGTTTTGCCCAACAACATCCGGACTCTTATCTCAGCGTGATCAGCCTGGCGCATATTGCCGCCCAGCCCGGCATGGGTGAAGAAGCGGGAAAAGCCTGGCAACAATTACCGGCCCGTTTGAAAAACTCACCAACCGGCAAAGGCATCCCGGTTCTGGTGGCATCACAAACCAGAACGCAGGTGGGAAAACCCGCGATAGATTTCTCCCTGCCTGGCCCGGATGGAAAATTGATAGCTGTTGCTGATTTCAAAGGACGATACCTGTTGCTCGACTTCTGGGCAAGTTGGTGCGGGCCCTGCCGTGCAGAAAATCCCAACCTCGTGAAAGCGTATACTCAATATCGTGAGAAAGGCTTTGAAATACTGGGCATATCGCTGGATGCAAAGGCGCAGAAGGAGGCCTGGATCAAGGCCATAGAGCAGGACAAACTTGGCTGGTCACAGGTATCTGATCTGAAAGGCTGGGACTGTGAAGCCGCGAAACTCTATGGAGTCAGAGGCATTCCAGCAAATTTCCTGATAGATCCGGAAGGAAATATCGTTGCGAAAGACCTCAGAGGGGAGGAACTGCTCAGTAAGCTCAATTCCATTTTCACCGAAAAATGA
- a CDS encoding FAD-binding and (Fe-S)-binding domain-containing protein, translating into MNIEAALQQILPADRIKCKLIDLISFAADAGFYYLKPQAVVNPVSDQEIRALFNFSHQHNIPLTFRTAGTSLSGQAITDGILVDLSKFWNKIQIEEEGTRVRVQPGITGGMVNARLRRFGKKIGPDPASIQSAMIGGIVSNNASGMCCGVQKNAYHTIQYVRFMLPNGFSYSTEIPRDYERFEKECTSLAASLRSLRTAILNDPALFELVREKYKTKNTVGYSVNALIDYEQPLDMLAHLMVGAEGTLGFISEVVLRTVPDYPEKSTALLCFTDIQTACKAIAPLIESGAEAVELMDNASLRSVAHLPGIPEILAALPSTGVALLTEYQAYTTEDIKASLARFNRILEGFPFAIPPSFTDDPAKQAFLWKIRKGMFPSVGAMRQSGTTVILEDIAVPVVQLGDAILDLQQLFTKYGYHDAIIFGHAKDGNIHFVVTQTFNVASEVERYDRFIREVVELVTGKYKGALKAEHGTGRNMAPFVETEWGPAIYDIMKTIKQETDPRNLLNPGVLITTNGQAHIEHLKALPKVEEEVDKCIECGFCEVKCPSRDLTMTPRRRIVARRQMALYKETGQTAAYKELLDQYQYDGLETCAVDGLCAEACPVDINTGMLVKRLRKENHSKLANAVAMRVAKNFGATTNIVGAAVKSATVVNRLLGKNAMVKLTKGMKKIVSSSPLWSNQVASSSLSNVPKATSGEKDADTVIYFTTCINRKMGGSVAGKKTMAEIFMSIAERAGLRMIIPDNINSACCGQIFSSKGFTPAFEFTANQTIEKLWNWTGQGKWPVVLDISSCTYTLQTCRPQLTEENKRKFDSIRIIDSIDLIADHILPRVQLSRKKNNIVLHPVCTLQKTKQEARFLAVAKQLANDVTVPLHAGCCGMAGDRGFLFPELTRSATAAEAQEVNQCSYDGYYSSSKTCEMALSEATGKNYESIVYLLDECL; encoded by the coding sequence ATGAACATCGAAGCAGCGCTGCAACAAATTTTGCCAGCAGACAGGATCAAATGCAAACTCATCGATCTCATTTCCTTCGCCGCAGATGCGGGTTTCTATTATCTCAAGCCGCAGGCAGTTGTAAACCCTGTGTCGGACCAGGAGATCAGGGCGCTTTTCAATTTCTCCCATCAACATAATATACCACTTACTTTCAGAACAGCAGGCACCAGCCTCTCTGGTCAGGCCATTACCGATGGCATACTGGTTGATCTTAGTAAATTCTGGAATAAGATACAGATCGAAGAAGAAGGAACGCGTGTGCGCGTGCAACCAGGCATTACCGGCGGTATGGTAAATGCCAGGCTGCGCAGATTTGGAAAGAAGATTGGGCCAGACCCGGCCAGTATCCAGTCTGCCATGATCGGTGGCATCGTTTCCAATAATGCCAGTGGTATGTGTTGCGGTGTGCAGAAGAATGCTTACCATACCATACAGTATGTAAGGTTCATGTTGCCTAATGGTTTCTCGTATTCCACTGAAATACCCCGGGACTATGAACGATTTGAGAAGGAATGTACCAGCCTGGCTGCCTCGCTTCGCTCACTTCGGACCGCTATTCTGAACGATCCGGCTTTATTCGAACTGGTAAGGGAAAAATATAAAACGAAAAATACTGTCGGCTATTCCGTAAATGCCCTCATCGATTATGAGCAACCACTGGATATGCTCGCCCATCTGATGGTAGGAGCGGAGGGCACGCTGGGCTTCATTTCCGAAGTGGTATTGCGGACCGTACCTGATTATCCGGAAAAAAGCACAGCCCTGCTTTGCTTCACTGATATTCAAACAGCCTGCAAGGCCATTGCGCCATTGATCGAATCCGGTGCGGAAGCAGTGGAGCTGATGGACAATGCTTCTTTACGATCTGTTGCCCATCTGCCCGGTATTCCTGAAATTCTCGCTGCTTTACCGTCCACTGGCGTGGCCCTGCTCACGGAATACCAGGCATATACAACCGAAGATATCAAAGCGAGCCTGGCACGATTCAACAGGATACTCGAAGGATTCCCATTTGCCATTCCTCCATCATTCACGGATGATCCTGCCAAACAGGCTTTTCTCTGGAAGATCCGCAAGGGCATGTTCCCTTCTGTAGGCGCCATGCGCCAGAGCGGCACCACCGTGATCCTTGAAGATATTGCCGTGCCTGTAGTGCAGCTCGGTGATGCCATCCTCGATCTGCAACAACTCTTCACCAAATACGGATACCATGATGCCATCATCTTTGGCCATGCCAAAGATGGCAATATCCATTTCGTGGTCACGCAAACCTTCAATGTAGCGTCTGAGGTTGAACGTTATGACCGCTTCATTCGAGAAGTAGTGGAACTGGTGACCGGTAAATACAAGGGCGCACTCAAGGCCGAGCACGGCACGGGCCGCAATATGGCGCCTTTCGTTGAAACAGAGTGGGGCCCTGCCATCTATGATATCATGAAAACGATCAAGCAGGAAACCGATCCCCGCAACCTGCTGAACCCAGGTGTACTCATCACTACTAACGGTCAGGCGCATATTGAACACCTGAAAGCTTTACCAAAGGTGGAGGAGGAGGTGGACAAATGTATCGAATGCGGTTTCTGTGAAGTGAAATGTCCGAGCCGAGATCTCACCATGACGCCGCGCCGCAGGATCGTTGCCAGAAGGCAAATGGCCCTGTACAAGGAAACCGGACAGACAGCCGCTTACAAGGAATTGCTGGACCAATACCAGTATGATGGTCTTGAAACCTGCGCGGTTGACGGGCTTTGCGCTGAGGCCTGCCCGGTAGACATCAATACCGGCATGCTGGTAAAACGCCTGCGCAAGGAGAACCATAGCAAACTGGCGAATGCTGTGGCCATGCGCGTGGCAAAGAACTTCGGCGCTACCACAAATATCGTGGGAGCTGCCGTGAAATCTGCCACTGTAGTGAACAGGCTGCTGGGTAAGAACGCTATGGTGAAACTGACGAAGGGCATGAAGAAGATCGTTTCCTCTTCACCTTTGTGGAGCAACCAGGTGGCCTCCTCTTCATTGAGTAATGTACCGAAAGCAACAAGCGGAGAAAAGGATGCGGATACCGTGATTTATTTCACCACCTGCATCAACCGGAAAATGGGTGGCTCTGTGGCCGGTAAAAAAACGATGGCTGAGATCTTCATGAGTATCGCGGAAAGAGCCGGGCTCAGAATGATCATTCCGGACAATATCAATTCAGCCTGCTGCGGACAGATATTCTCTTCCAAAGGATTCACTCCTGCATTTGAATTCACCGCCAATCAAACCATCGAAAAACTATGGAACTGGACAGGGCAGGGGAAATGGCCGGTGGTGCTTGATATCAGCTCCTGTACTTATACCTTGCAGACCTGCCGCCCTCAACTAACCGAAGAGAACAAACGAAAATTCGACTCCATCAGGATCATCGATAGTATCGATCTGATTGCCGATCATATCCTGCCCCGCGTACAGTTGAGCAGGAAAAAGAACAATATCGTGCTGCATCCTGTGTGTACGCTGCAAAAAACAAAACAGGAAGCCAGATTCCTGGCGGTAGCCAAACAACTGGCAAACGATGTTACAGTACCATTGCATGCAGGTTGTTGCGGTATGGCCGGCGATCGCGGTTTCCTCTTCCCCGAGCTTACGCGTTCCGCCACAGCAGCGGAAGCGCAGGAAGTGAACCAATGCAGTTACGATGGTTATTACTCCAGTTCCAAAACCTGTGAAATGGCTTTGTCTGAAGCCACAGGAAAGAACTATGAGTCTATCGTGTATCTTCTTGATGAATGCCTGTAA